The following are encoded together in the Anopheles nili chromosome 3, idAnoNiliSN_F5_01, whole genome shotgun sequence genome:
- the LOC128727571 gene encoding cuticle protein 19-like has translation MMKFTLVALALVGACLTYEHHGFVSEVKHIPYKYSGGIGGGFGGEQGGLEGGIGGGSEGGYEGKDYYAYPKYKFEYGVKDYHTGDHKSQWEIRDGDVVKGEYTLDEPDGSTRIVKYHADSKNGFEAVVKNIGKGGIQQESGSIGGGQEGGIGGGYGGYGHGYSYSKLKKFN, from the exons ATGATGAAGTTCACGTTAGTAGCTTTGGCCCTAGTTGGCGCTTGTCTGACCTACGAGCATCACGGTTTCGTGAGCGAAGTCAAACACATCCCGTACAAGTACTCTGGTGGAATTGGAGGTGGTTTCGGTGGAGAACAG GGTGGTCTCGAGGGTGGAATCGGAGGTGGTTCTGAGGGTGGATACGAGGGCAAGGACTATTACGCCTACCCGAAGTACAAGTTCGAGTATGGAGTTAAGGACTACCACACCGGTGATCACAAGAGCCAGTGGGAAATCCGGGATGGAGATGTCGTGAAGGGCGAGTACACTCTGGATGAGCCGGACGGTTCGACCCGCATCGTGAAGTACCACGCCGACAGCAAGAACGGATTTGAGGCTGTCGTCAAGAACATTGGCAAGGGAGGAATCCAGCAGGAAAGCGGATCGATCGGCGGTGGTCAGGAAGGTGGCATCGGCGGTGGATACGGAGGATATGGCCACGGATACAGCTACAGCAAGCTGAAGAAGTTCAACTGA
- the LOC128727573 gene encoding adult-specific cuticular protein ACP-20-like gives MMKLTFALVALFGAALAYEHHGFVSEVKHIPYKFYGGGIGGGQGGFEGGIGGGISGGYEGKDYYAYPKYKFEYGVKDYHTGDHKSQWEIRDGDVVKGEYTLDEPDGSTRIVKYHADSKNGFEAVVKNIGKGGIQQESGSIGGGQEGGFGGGYGHGYSYSKLKKFN, from the exons ATGATGAAGCTTACGTTCGCTTTGGTGGCTCTGTTTGGCGCAGCGCTGGCGTACGAACATCACGGATTCGTGAGCGAAGTCAAACACATCCCGTACAAGTTCTACGGTGGCGGTATTGGAGGCGGACAG GGTGGATTCGAAGGTGGCATCGGAGGAGGCATCAGTGGTGGCTACGAGGGCAAGGACTATTACGCCTACCCGAAGTACAAGTTCGAGTATGGAGTTAAGGACTACCACACCGGTGATCACAAGAGCCAGTGGGAAATCCGGGATGGAGATGTCGTGAAGGGCGAGTACACTCTGGATGAACCGGACGGTTCGACCCGCATCGTGAAGTACCACGCCGACAGCAAGAACGGATTTGAGGCTGTTGTCAAGAACATTGGCAAGGGAGGAATCCAGCAGGAGAGcggatcgatcggtggtggtcAGGAAGGAGGCTTCGGCGGTGGATACGGCCACGGATACAGCTACAGCAAGCTGAAAAAGTTCAACTAA
- the LOC128727572 gene encoding cuticle protein 19-like, translating to MCKLAVVVLALAGVALAYEHHGFVSEVKHIPYKFYGGGQEAGLEGGIGGGSEGGYEGKDYYAYPKYKFEYGVKDYHTGDHKSQWEIRDGDVVKGEYTLDEPDGSTRIVKYHADSKNGFEAVVKNIGKGGIQQESGSIGGGQEGGIGGGYGGYGHGYSYSKLKKFN from the exons ATGTGCAAACTTGCCGTTGTGGTACTGGCGCTTGCAGGAGTTGCCCTGGCTTACGAACATCACGGTTTCGTGAGCGAAGTCAAACACATCCCGTACAAGTTCTACGGCGGTGGACAG GAAGCTGGTCTGGAGGGAGGCATTGGCGGTGGTTCTGAGGGTGGCTATGAGGGCAAGGACTATTACGCCTACCCGAAGTACAAGTTCGAGTATGGAGTTAAGGACTACCACACCGGTGATCACAAGAGCCAGTGGGAAATCCGGGATGGAGATGTTGTGAAGGGCGAGTACACTCTGGATGAACCGGACGGTTCGACCCGCATCGTGAAGTACCACGCCGACAGCAAGAACGGATTTGAGGCTGTCGTCAAGAACATTGGCAAGGGAGGAATCCAGCAGGAGAGcggatcgatcggtggtggtcAGGAAGGTGGCATCGGCGGTGGATACGGAGGATACGGCCACGGATACAGCTACAGCAAGCTGAAGAAGTTCAACTAA